A region from the Pseudonocardia petroleophila genome encodes:
- a CDS encoding alpha/beta hydrolase, producing MIGNPRRVVAGLLCLSALLAGCAVGPSERPPVAVRGPDGLPAAPVAPPGPSVPAVPPLQAQDTSIPFADCTAGAFAAYGVAVPADRTLRVECGELPVPADPDRPEQGSVLLGVVRVGSAGAPLDGPPLLAVGDSATDPTAGHALAVAARVAPAVLGTYTVIGLDRRGAGADRIDCADPAARAALVDADPAATSETDLAGLLERARSVVQDCNLAVPSALAGFRSSATAADVEQLRVRLGVARLSAVGTGDGAGALDTWARTAPGGVGRLVLDGPPDTTVTEPDRSTARAASADAAFDAFALACTGGGTCPLGADPRAAVTALADALRTRPLAATDGRRLTAGAALLTVLTVLPRPDDWPALAGALAAAAAGDPTGLLGLLDPVTGPAGGFDGMLATACNDDPARLSPPEVSALATTLRTDHPLVGGTLAIGLLACAPWPAGTARSAPDPAGTLPPVLVVGTAADPRHPAEGARRVAEQYPTGAFLSWQGAGTGAYPRTPCVRAAVDTLLVDGLPPASGTLCPP from the coding sequence ATGATCGGGAACCCACGCCGCGTCGTCGCAGGGCTGTTGTGCCTGTCCGCCCTGCTGGCCGGGTGCGCGGTCGGCCCGTCGGAGCGGCCCCCGGTGGCGGTGCGCGGGCCGGACGGGCTCCCCGCCGCACCCGTGGCGCCCCCCGGGCCGTCGGTCCCCGCCGTGCCGCCGCTGCAGGCCCAGGACACCTCGATCCCGTTCGCCGACTGCACCGCGGGTGCGTTCGCCGCGTACGGGGTCGCCGTGCCCGCCGACCGCACGCTGCGCGTCGAGTGCGGGGAGTTGCCCGTCCCGGCCGACCCGGACCGCCCCGAGCAGGGCAGCGTGCTGCTCGGCGTCGTGCGGGTCGGTTCCGCGGGCGCCCCGCTCGACGGGCCGCCGCTGCTCGCCGTCGGCGACAGCGCCACCGACCCGACCGCGGGCCACGCCCTCGCCGTCGCCGCGCGCGTCGCACCCGCCGTCCTCGGCACCTACACGGTGATCGGGCTGGACCGGCGCGGGGCGGGGGCCGACCGCATCGACTGCGCCGACCCCGCCGCGCGTGCGGCACTCGTCGACGCCGACCCCGCCGCCACCTCGGAGACCGACCTCGCCGGGCTGCTGGAGCGGGCGCGGTCGGTGGTGCAGGACTGCAACCTCGCCGTGCCCTCCGCACTGGCCGGGTTCCGCAGCTCCGCGACCGCCGCCGACGTCGAGCAGCTGCGGGTCCGGCTCGGCGTGGCCCGGCTCTCCGCGGTCGGCACGGGTGACGGCGCGGGCGCGCTCGACACCTGGGCCCGCACCGCGCCGGGCGGGGTCGGCCGCCTCGTCCTCGACGGTCCGCCCGACACCACCGTCACCGAACCGGACCGCAGCACCGCCCGCGCGGCCTCCGCCGACGCCGCGTTCGACGCGTTCGCGCTGGCCTGCACCGGCGGTGGCACCTGCCCGCTCGGAGCCGATCCGCGGGCCGCCGTCACCGCGCTCGCCGACGCCCTGCGCACCCGTCCGCTGGCCGCGACCGACGGGCGTCGGCTCACCGCGGGCGCCGCGCTGCTCACCGTGCTCACGGTGCTCCCCCGGCCCGACGACTGGCCCGCACTGGCCGGGGCGCTCGCCGCGGCCGCCGCGGGCGACCCCACCGGCCTGCTCGGCCTGCTGGACCCGGTGACCGGCCCGGCCGGGGGCTTCGACGGGATGCTCGCCACGGCCTGCAACGACGACCCGGCGCGGCTGTCCCCGCCGGAGGTGAGCGCGCTCGCCACGACCCTGCGCACCGACCACCCGCTCGTCGGCGGCACGCTCGCCATCGGGCTGCTGGCCTGCGCGCCGTGGCCGGCCGGGACGGCGCGGTCCGCCCCCGACCCCGCAGGGACCCTGCCGCCGGTGCTGGTGGTGGGCACCGCGGCCGACCCGCGGCACCCGGCCGAGGGCGCCCGGCGGGTCGCCGAGCAGTACCCGACCGGCGCGTTCCTCAGCTGGCAGGGGGCCGGCACCGGCGCCTACCCGCGGACGCCGTGCGTCCGGGCCGCGGTCGACACCCTGCTCGTGGACGGCCTGCCCCCCGCGTCGGGCACGCTCTGCCCGCCGTGA
- a CDS encoding alkaline shock response membrane anchor protein AmaP, translating to MTVSMEKPADPPPAPHSGALKRRSRSAVARSAGGDRSVLVLLGLVVLAAGVLVALLGYGVFGADRAGRPLLDPVVVDVLRAQPLIARIVAIAVGLLLLVLGLTWAARSLRPERKPDLVIDRGPTTAITVSSSAAADALAAQAADLPGVGRAKARMVGTEDAPALRVWVWLSDDADVRDVLERLHGQVLTSARSSLGIAALPVAVRLELDQATSGPRVS from the coding sequence ATGACCGTCTCGATGGAGAAGCCGGCCGATCCGCCGCCCGCCCCGCACTCGGGTGCGCTCAAGCGCCGCTCGAGGTCGGCCGTCGCGCGGTCCGCCGGTGGCGACCGCTCGGTGCTGGTGCTGCTCGGCCTCGTCGTGCTCGCCGCCGGCGTGCTGGTCGCCCTGCTGGGCTACGGCGTGTTCGGGGCCGACCGCGCCGGGCGGCCGCTGCTCGACCCGGTCGTCGTCGACGTCCTGCGGGCCCAGCCGCTGATCGCGCGGATCGTCGCGATCGCCGTCGGGCTCCTGCTGCTGGTGCTCGGCCTGACCTGGGCCGCCCGCTCGCTGCGCCCGGAGCGCAAGCCGGACCTGGTCATCGACCGCGGCCCGACGACGGCCATCACCGTCAGCTCCTCCGCGGCGGCCGACGCGCTCGCCGCGCAGGCCGCCGACCTGCCCGGCGTCGGCCGGGCCAAGGCCCGCATGGTCGGCACCGAGGACGCCCCGGCGCTGCGCGTGTGGGTGTGGCTCTCCGACGACGCCGACGTCCGCGACGTGCTGGAGAGGCTGCACGGCCAGGTCCTGACCTCGGCCCGCTCCTCGCTCGGGATCGCCGCCCTCCCGGTGGCCGTCCGCCTGGAGCTCGACCAGGCCACCAGCGGCCCGCGGGTCTCCTGA
- a CDS encoding DUF732 domain-containing protein: MTEIGGGRGAGEFGPGHDLLTPGEFSPPDAALRRRAAEANARAAEAAAAAAAADAKAAIELAARAAAAADAAAQAAVQADAAVRAAAAAEALPFAPQPDGRPPFPGLHGRPDPAGPRHGSGDGPRHADPSGPAFPPPAGFAAAPGSNAVSETDVLRRVPSPRPGPAPRPEHDAPEGGRAARRRAAAAETTVFDVPAFDGPAHDGPRHDGPRHDGPRHDGPRHDGPRHDGAYDDAGYDPAYDAGYDDAAYDTGYDAAYDDAHYDEQGYDAEYDDAAYDDAAYDDAAYDDAAYDASARSDEPVTELVGTAPVDAGSTGEQPTALVAAGGRRHARPADDEVVDSGVDILPGAGEDAVSATGGRAARRAAGKRRGLFRRRGPLLAAGAVIGALGLTGVVLLNNGDAAPQPTAVVETAPVVPQLPTATDGSATDEDDTAALSQGDPLSDRGSTFLSALREAGVPTSRGGAAEVEAAELVCQELGDGVDEARIARALPASLPTVTRAQAADLVEIAKENYCTG; the protein is encoded by the coding sequence ATGACGGAGATCGGTGGCGGTCGAGGAGCCGGGGAGTTCGGCCCGGGGCACGACCTCCTCACGCCCGGCGAGTTCTCCCCGCCGGACGCCGCACTGCGCCGCCGGGCTGCCGAGGCCAACGCCCGGGCCGCCGAGGCCGCCGCCGCGGCCGCCGCCGCCGACGCGAAGGCCGCCATCGAGCTGGCCGCCCGCGCCGCCGCCGCCGCGGACGCCGCCGCCCAGGCCGCCGTGCAGGCCGACGCCGCCGTCCGGGCCGCCGCCGCGGCCGAGGCACTGCCGTTCGCCCCGCAGCCCGACGGCCGCCCGCCGTTCCCCGGGCTGCACGGTCGTCCCGACCCCGCGGGCCCCCGGCACGGGTCCGGCGACGGCCCGCGCCACGCCGACCCGTCGGGCCCGGCCTTCCCCCCGCCTGCCGGCTTCGCCGCGGCGCCCGGGTCGAACGCGGTGTCGGAGACCGACGTGCTGCGCCGGGTCCCCTCGCCCCGCCCTGGCCCGGCCCCGCGCCCGGAGCACGACGCCCCCGAGGGCGGCCGGGCCGCCCGCCGCCGCGCCGCGGCCGCCGAGACCACGGTCTTCGACGTGCCCGCGTTCGACGGTCCCGCCCACGACGGACCGCGCCACGACGGACCGCGCCACGACGGACCGCGCCACGACGGGCCGCGTCACGACGGGCCGCGTCACGACGGCGCCTACGACGACGCGGGCTACGACCCCGCCTACGACGCCGGATACGACGACGCGGCGTACGACACGGGCTACGACGCCGCGTACGACGACGCGCACTACGACGAGCAGGGCTACGACGCCGAGTACGACGACGCTGCGTACGACGACGCTGCGTACGACGATGCCGCGTACGACGATGCTGCGTACGACGCCTCCGCGCGCTCCGACGAGCCGGTGACCGAGCTGGTCGGCACCGCGCCCGTCGACGCGGGGTCCACGGGCGAGCAGCCCACCGCGCTCGTCGCGGCCGGCGGCCGCCGCCACGCCCGTCCCGCCGACGACGAGGTCGTCGACAGCGGGGTCGACATCCTCCCCGGGGCCGGGGAGGACGCGGTCTCCGCGACCGGGGGCCGCGCCGCCCGCCGGGCCGCCGGGAAGCGCCGCGGCCTGTTCCGCCGCCGCGGCCCGCTGCTGGCCGCCGGGGCCGTCATCGGGGCGCTCGGCCTGACCGGTGTCGTCCTGCTCAACAACGGCGACGCCGCCCCGCAGCCGACGGCCGTGGTCGAGACCGCCCCCGTCGTGCCGCAGCTGCCGACCGCGACCGACGGCTCGGCGACCGACGAGGACGACACGGCCGCGCTGAGCCAGGGCGACCCGCTCTCCGACCGCGGCAGCACGTTCCTCAGCGCGCTGCGCGAGGCCGGGGTGCCCACCAGCCGGGGCGGCGCTGCGGAGGTCGAGGCCGCCGAGCTCGTCTGCCAGGAGCTCGGCGACGGCGTCGACGAGGCCCGGATCGCCCGCGCCCTGCCGGCGTCGCTGCCGACGGTGACCCGCGCGCAGGCCGCCGACCTGGTGGAGATCGCCAAGGAGAACTACTGCACCGGCTGA